One window from the genome of Candidatus Chlorohelix allophototropha encodes:
- a CDS encoding hybrid sensor histidine kinase/response regulator, translating to MNNPANSAYVTEQGQLKDSTLNSRLITPESPLPLTETGKQLASLALHQQRFNTAFFSLNSDWTLFYIDQQADSFFLKKSNQLVGKNIWEEYPDLAETAIFEEFHKAVETGAAVEFEWFYPLLNSWFQFQLYPSPERLSIYLHSISDPTLNYKHLAEAFLQSEYRFAKIFEASPIAMAISTVADGRYREVNESVLKMLGCTREEMIGRTSVELGLWFEQSDRERMLKVMQAQGFVSELDLKIQTPKGEILHCLAYAEILELNGEKYLLTMLHNITKRKQGEEALRQSNTRFKALVENSPDFIVRHDKELKVLYANPAASQLYGASAESLLGKPSDELGIDRNIFQPWQDFALKVIETGQEQALDYEITIYGQVFYLQTRIVPEYNVEGQLVSLLSITRDFTSLKQTQNELIRHKEQLFHSQKMEMVGRLAGGVAHDFNNLLTIIQSYAEIIENGLQVSDPLLESAQEIKRAGQKAATLTSQLLALGRRQVLQPQVLNLNNSVLDIEKMLRRVIGENVELVCELTPYVSAILADPVQIEQIIINLAVNARDAMPVGGTFKLKTSNIQLDEEQQYYYQTVKPGQYVLLEVSDTGFGMDSETLSHIFEPFFTTKELGKGTGLGLSTVYGIVQQSQGYISVYSEPGWGSIFKIYLPKLEGIPTPLVVAQPTISLATKGYETILLVEDEKLIRKLAGTLLRKNGYTVLEAENGFDALEKYRLYEDKIHLLLSDMIMPRMGGGELSLELVKYSPDLKILFMSGYSADLVCNEGLFPQADFIQKPFSSIDLVRKVRLMLDRETGI from the coding sequence ATGAATAATCCAGCCAACTCAGCTTACGTTACGGAACAGGGGCAGCTTAAAGATTCAACTTTAAATTCTCGGTTGATTACGCCTGAAAGTCCTCTACCCCTCACTGAAACGGGCAAGCAACTTGCCTCGTTAGCCCTCCACCAGCAGCGCTTCAACACTGCTTTTTTTTCGCTGAATTCAGATTGGACACTTTTCTATATTGATCAGCAGGCTGACTCTTTCTTTCTTAAGAAAAGTAACCAACTGGTAGGCAAAAATATTTGGGAAGAATATCCAGATTTAGCCGAAACTGCTATTTTTGAGGAATTCCATAAGGCTGTAGAAACAGGCGCAGCGGTGGAGTTTGAGTGGTTTTATCCTCTCCTTAATAGCTGGTTTCAATTTCAGCTTTACCCTTCGCCGGAGAGGCTATCAATCTACCTTCACTCTATCTCAGACCCGACATTGAACTACAAGCACCTTGCTGAAGCCTTCCTCCAATCTGAGTACCGCTTTGCCAAGATTTTCGAGGCTAGTCCGATAGCAATGGCTATTTCTACCGTAGCGGATGGTCGTTATCGTGAGGTCAACGAAAGTGTTTTAAAAATGCTGGGTTGTACCCGTGAAGAAATGATAGGGCGAACTTCAGTGGAGTTGGGTCTTTGGTTTGAGCAAAGCGATCGGGAAAGAATGCTAAAGGTCATGCAGGCGCAGGGCTTCGTTAGTGAATTAGATTTGAAAATCCAGACACCCAAGGGCGAGATTCTCCACTGCCTTGCTTACGCCGAGATACTGGAGTTGAACGGCGAAAAATATTTGCTAACAATGCTGCATAATATCACCAAGCGCAAGCAGGGGGAGGAAGCTTTACGCCAGAGCAATACACGTTTTAAGGCGTTGGTGGAAAATTCTCCTGACTTTATCGTCAGGCACGATAAAGAACTTAAGGTGCTATATGCTAACCCAGCAGCATCCCAATTATACGGTGCTTCTGCGGAGTCTTTACTTGGAAAACCTTCCGATGAGCTTGGAATAGACCGAAACATTTTCCAACCTTGGCAGGATTTTGCGCTAAAAGTAATTGAAACTGGGCAAGAGCAGGCGCTGGATTATGAAATAACTATATACGGTCAGGTGTTTTACCTTCAGACTCGTATAGTTCCAGAATATAACGTCGAAGGTCAACTCGTATCTTTACTCTCGATCACCCGCGATTTCACCTCACTAAAACAAACACAGAATGAGTTAATCAGACACAAAGAGCAGCTTTTTCATTCCCAGAAAATGGAGATGGTCGGCAGGTTGGCAGGGGGCGTGGCGCACGATTTTAATAATCTTCTGACCATAATTCAATCTTATGCCGAAATAATAGAAAACGGGTTGCAAGTATCTGATCCACTACTTGAAAGTGCGCAGGAGATTAAGAGAGCAGGGCAGAAAGCTGCCACCCTAACCAGCCAATTGCTGGCTTTGGGTCGTCGTCAGGTACTTCAACCACAGGTGCTAAATCTCAATAATTCGGTATTAGATATTGAGAAAATGTTGCGGCGCGTGATTGGTGAGAATGTTGAGCTAGTATGTGAACTTACCCCCTACGTAAGTGCAATTCTGGCTGATCCGGTTCAGATAGAGCAAATAATAATAAACTTGGCGGTTAATGCCAGAGATGCAATGCCCGTAGGTGGTACTTTCAAGTTGAAAACTTCCAATATCCAGTTGGATGAAGAACAACAATACTACTATCAAACTGTTAAACCGGGACAATATGTTTTGCTAGAGGTAAGCGATACGGGCTTTGGGATGGATTCTGAAACGCTAAGCCATATTTTCGAGCCTTTTTTTACTACTAAAGAGCTTGGAAAGGGTACTGGTCTTGGGCTTTCCACAGTGTATGGAATAGTGCAGCAAAGCCAAGGTTATATTTCGGTTTACAGTGAACCCGGATGGGGTTCTATTTTCAAAATCTATTTGCCAAAATTGGAAGGAATTCCAACGCCGCTGGTAGTTGCGCAACCGACGATAAGCCTAGCGACTAAAGGTTACGAAACAATACTTTTAGTGGAAGATGAGAAACTCATTCGCAAATTAGCCGGAACGCTATTAAGAAAGAACGGTTATACGGTATTAGAGGCAGAAAACGGTTTTGACGCTCTGGAAAAATACCGACTTTATGAGGATAAAATTCACCTTTTGCTCAGTGATATGATAATGCCTAGAATGGGCGGAGGAGAGCTTTCTTTAGAATTGGTAAAATATTCCCCCGACCTGAAAATACTTTTTATGTCCGGTTACTCGGCTGATTTGGTCTGTAATGAAGGTTTATTCCCACAAGCGGATTTTATTCAGAAGCCTTTTTCATCTATAGATCTTGTAAGGAAAGTGCGTTTGATGTTGGATAGGGAGACTGGTATCTAA
- the glyA gene encoding serine hydroxymethyltransferase, producing the protein MTLEQETFEVHDPAILQQARQLIDSCNSPREMAQEVLEAVRRNEQWRGKSCVNLLAPEAPTSPTVRTLLSAEVGTRAAEGHIGAVNRWFAGTKHIDEIESLCVELLKKLFQAKYADHRLCASMIGNMAVYTALTQPGDTIMSLSQPVGGHSSNRSDGPAGVRGLNIVDVPFDQAELVVDLERFRQVARQVRPKLVALGASMTLFPFPLREMSEIVAEWGGKIFFDGAHQLGLVACGQFQDPLREGADIVTGSAGKTFSGPQSGVMVWDDSALTEPLTHAVFPVLAATHQVNRVAALAVSAAELLAYGKVYMARIVENAQALGAALEKRGIPVLASHKGYTRTHQVIADVRQFGGGLEVAHRLARANLITNKNLIPGDKPEDWDRPGGLRMGTIEVARLGMGASEMEQVAEFISRILVGGEAPEAVEKEVTEFRLPYQTVYYCFENEYPAVIGVR; encoded by the coding sequence ATGACCTTGGAACAGGAAACCTTTGAAGTCCACGACCCCGCAATTTTGCAACAGGCGCGGCAACTAATAGATAGCTGCAACTCTCCCCGTGAAATGGCGCAGGAAGTGTTAGAGGCAGTCAGGCGCAACGAGCAGTGGCGTGGCAAAAGTTGTGTTAATCTGCTTGCTCCCGAAGCGCCCACCAGCCCCACTGTACGCACCTTGCTATCTGCGGAGGTGGGTACTAGAGCAGCAGAAGGTCACATCGGGGCGGTAAATCGCTGGTTTGCCGGAACAAAACATATTGATGAAATAGAATCGTTGTGCGTGGAACTCTTAAAGAAACTCTTTCAAGCCAAGTACGCCGACCATCGCCTATGTGCTAGTATGATCGGCAATATGGCAGTCTATACTGCGCTCACCCAACCGGGCGACACCATCATGAGCCTATCTCAGCCTGTCGGCGGACATTCTTCTAACCGCTCGGATGGTCCGGCAGGGGTGCGCGGTCTTAACATCGTAGATGTACCTTTTGACCAAGCAGAACTGGTTGTGGACTTGGAGAGATTTCGGCAGGTAGCACGACAGGTGCGCCCGAAATTGGTCGCGTTGGGCGCTTCCATGACCCTCTTTCCTTTTCCGTTACGGGAAATGAGCGAGATTGTGGCAGAGTGGGGCGGCAAAATCTTTTTCGATGGGGCGCACCAATTAGGGTTGGTGGCGTGCGGGCAGTTTCAAGACCCCTTGCGAGAAGGCGCAGATATTGTAACCGGTTCCGCCGGCAAAACCTTTAGCGGACCGCAAAGCGGGGTGATGGTGTGGGATGACTCGGCTCTGACAGAACCCTTGACCCACGCGGTATTCCCGGTGTTGGCAGCTACTCACCAAGTCAATCGGGTGGCGGCTCTGGCGGTTTCAGCCGCCGAATTGCTGGCATATGGCAAGGTTTATATGGCACGAATAGTGGAAAACGCACAAGCCTTGGGGGCAGCGTTGGAAAAGCGGGGCATTCCGGTACTGGCATCACACAAAGGTTACACCCGTACCCATCAGGTAATTGCCGATGTGCGACAGTTTGGGGGAGGGTTGGAGGTAGCGCACCGCTTGGCTCGCGCCAACCTTATTACCAACAAGAACCTGATACCGGGCGATAAACCGGAGGATTGGGATAGACCGGGCGGTTTGCGAATGGGTACAATCGAAGTAGCACGGTTGGGCATGGGCGCTTCCGAGATGGAACAAGTGGCTGAGTTCATCTCCCGGATATTAGTGGGTGGTGAAGCGCCAGAGGCAGTAGAAAAGGAAGTAACCGAGTTTCGGCTACCCTACCAAACCGTCTATTACTGCTTTGAAAACGAGTATCCCGCCGTTATTGGTGTTCGGTGA
- a CDS encoding GntR family transcriptional regulator, with protein MATSKFVFDEIKQYKTSPDLIADSLRKAILSGEIKGGDYLRQEELASAFGVSRIPVREALRKLEAEGLIAIYPNRGAQVLELSPREVQELFEIRVALETAALRFALPTLSSQDLEQAALILEELERETEVGRWGELNRKFHLALYQPCARPRLLSIINSLHQEADRFLRLVLSAIEHQNRSQQEHRELLEACCQQDSEKALGLLQVHIKEAGELLVAVLNREIHIS; from the coding sequence ATGGCTACATCTAAATTTGTTTTCGATGAAATCAAACAATACAAAACCTCTCCTGACCTGATTGCCGATAGCCTACGCAAAGCCATCCTCAGTGGCGAAATCAAAGGCGGTGATTACCTTCGTCAGGAAGAACTCGCCTCTGCTTTCGGGGTCAGTCGCATTCCCGTTCGCGAAGCTCTCAGAAAGTTGGAAGCGGAAGGGCTAATTGCCATTTATCCCAACCGGGGAGCGCAAGTGCTGGAATTATCCCCCCGCGAAGTACAAGAGCTTTTTGAAATCAGGGTTGCGCTTGAAACCGCTGCCCTTCGTTTTGCCTTGCCCACGCTCTCCTCCCAAGATTTAGAGCAGGCTGCTTTGATACTGGAGGAACTGGAGCGGGAAACTGAGGTCGGACGCTGGGGTGAACTTAATCGCAAGTTTCACCTCGCGCTTTACCAACCTTGTGCCCGCCCCCGCTTGTTAAGCATAATCAATTCTCTACATCAGGAAGCTGACCGCTTTTTACGATTGGTACTTTCTGCTATCGAGCACCAGAACCGCTCGCAGCAGGAACACCGTGAATTGCTGGAAGCCTGCTGTCAGCAGGATAGCGAAAAAGCGCTGGGGCTATTGCAGGTTCATATCAAAGAGGCGGGAGAATTGTTGGTAGCGGTTTTAAACCGAGAAATACATATTAGCTGA
- a CDS encoding class I SAM-dependent methyltransferase has product MMAHTHETASKGNLVRWSKRYDAIFGHLLSGSEDRVIELAEIKTGATVLDLGCGPGSLTLKAKAHVGKTGKVFGIDAAPEMIELARKKAAEKGVEVGFQVSYAQELPFADATFDVVISRLVFHHLPGDLKRQALNEIQRVLKPGGRCLVVDFDLPSLPVVGGFLKHLLGSHAMPQTDVRNYAVLMKQADYQEVECDSTGRLLLAYAKGIKAQ; this is encoded by the coding sequence ATGATGGCACATACCCATGAAACAGCTTCGAAAGGCAATCTTGTTCGCTGGTCTAAGCGTTATGACGCGATTTTCGGGCACTTGTTGAGTGGAAGCGAAGACAGAGTTATCGAACTGGCTGAAATTAAAACGGGCGCTACAGTACTGGATTTGGGGTGTGGTCCGGGTAGTCTCACCTTAAAAGCTAAAGCTCACGTGGGTAAAACAGGTAAGGTATTCGGGATTGATGCCGCCCCAGAGATGATAGAATTGGCACGCAAAAAGGCGGCTGAAAAAGGGGTAGAAGTAGGGTTTCAGGTATCCTACGCGCAAGAATTACCTTTTGCGGATGCTACCTTTGATGTAGTAATTAGTCGGTTGGTATTCCATCATTTACCGGGTGACCTGAAGCGTCAGGCGTTGAACGAGATACAAAGGGTACTAAAGCCGGGAGGCAGATGCTTGGTAGTAGACTTTGACTTGCCTTCCTTACCTGTAGTTGGCGGTTTTCTCAAACATTTGTTGGGTAGCCATGCCATGCCGCAAACAGATGTCCGAAATTATGCCGTGCTTATGAAGCAAGCTGATTATCAGGAAGTGGAATGTGATTCTACCGGGCGATTGTTATTGGCATATGCAAAGGGTATAAAAGCACAATAG
- a CDS encoding TetR/AcrR family transcriptional regulator — METKPTQTETAHKSADRRIQRTRNLLQEALISLIQEKDYDDITVQDLLDRANVGRSTFYSHFLDKDELLMSGLEKLRVSFEEQHQKLGLELGLKNSERQVSLAFFKHAQSHYQVYKAVVGKRSGTMITKTFYEYLKEMFRGYLAKNESPGGVPLELVVQFQASSLMALLTWWFDNDLPYSAEQMNNWYHQLAGQFLA, encoded by the coding sequence ATGGAAACTAAGCCGACACAGACCGAAACAGCCCACAAATCAGCAGATCGGCGTATCCAAAGAACCCGCAACCTATTGCAAGAAGCCCTAATTTCGCTTATTCAGGAAAAAGATTACGATGATATAACAGTTCAGGATTTGCTTGATCGCGCAAATGTAGGACGCTCTACCTTCTATTCCCACTTTCTGGATAAGGATGAATTATTGATGAGCGGGCTTGAAAAGTTACGAGTTAGCTTTGAGGAGCAACACCAAAAACTGGGGCTGGAGTTGGGATTGAAAAACTCGGAAAGGCAAGTAAGCCTAGCTTTTTTCAAACACGCTCAAAGTCACTACCAAGTTTATAAGGCAGTAGTGGGAAAACGTAGTGGAACGATGATTACCAAAACTTTCTATGAGTACCTGAAGGAGATGTTCAGGGGATATTTAGCAAAAAATGAGTCACCCGGAGGAGTGCCATTAGAACTGGTAGTGCAATTTCAAGCGAGTTCGCTTATGGCATTATTAACGTGGTGGTTCGACAATGACCTACCCTATTCTGCTGAACAAATGAATAACTGGTATCATCAGTTGGCAGGGCAGTTTTTAGCATAG
- a CDS encoding Rieske 2Fe-2S domain-containing protein, whose protein sequence is MPVIMEEKVEAPVRPIKPANKKVKSGQNRPVTHVVMLVTSILACILAAIYRPDADISEIISIGTGYYALLLMAITLLIGPYKLLHQRRNPVNIDLRRDIGIWAGINTLIHVFFSFQLFQKGLILLYFLTQAGGVRTDVFGVSNDLGMIAFLILLPVLFTSNQISLKLMKGKRWKGLQRLTYLVFGFGLIHTIGFQFYNVREAWFGIGTAIATLGVLVAQSIGIAITVVRNRQRKMTNAPVSPLTSLTTQPVMATTASNMARRQFLKIGAGAFITGVTAGSAIALLGTSQGKTASATVAENTAAGTTAIATSTNAATTSVATSSAAVTTTSAAATSAASATTKAATTTAIASGVTVLATTATLATGKALLFTTPDTSQRAFVVHRKDGSVGCFGGVCTHEPVNLVFNETTQSLYCPRHDVSFDTQNGNPSSMPARTALKKYTVKVDSAGNIIYG, encoded by the coding sequence ATGCCAGTCATAATGGAAGAAAAGGTGGAAGCGCCTGTCCGACCTATCAAACCAGCAAATAAGAAAGTAAAATCCGGTCAGAATCGTCCGGTAACTCATGTGGTCATGCTGGTTACAAGTATACTCGCCTGTATTCTTGCCGCAATATATCGACCAGACGCGGACATCAGTGAAATTATATCAATCGGTACCGGTTACTACGCGCTTTTGTTAATGGCGATTACCTTGCTAATCGGTCCTTACAAGTTATTGCACCAGCGCCGCAATCCTGTAAATATCGACCTACGCCGAGATATTGGTATCTGGGCAGGTATTAATACCTTAATTCACGTTTTCTTTAGTTTTCAGCTTTTCCAGAAAGGGCTAATTTTACTTTATTTCTTGACTCAAGCAGGTGGGGTACGCACCGACGTTTTCGGGGTTAGTAATGACCTTGGTATGATAGCTTTTCTAATATTACTGCCTGTGTTGTTTACTTCAAACCAGATTTCCTTGAAACTGATGAAGGGGAAGCGTTGGAAGGGTTTGCAACGCCTGACCTATCTGGTCTTTGGTTTTGGATTAATCCACACCATTGGTTTCCAGTTTTACAACGTGCGTGAAGCTTGGTTCGGTATAGGTACTGCTATCGCTACTTTGGGAGTATTGGTAGCTCAATCAATCGGTATTGCCATAACTGTAGTGCGTAATCGTCAGCGCAAGATGACTAACGCCCCTGTAAGTCCGCTTACCAGCCTGACTACTCAGCCTGTAATGGCAACCACCGCCTCGAATATGGCACGCCGCCAGTTTTTGAAAATTGGGGCGGGGGCTTTTATAACGGGAGTTACCGCTGGTAGCGCAATAGCTCTGTTGGGAACTTCTCAGGGGAAAACGGCTTCGGCGACTGTAGCTGAAAACACGGCGGCAGGCACTACTGCTATAGCAACTTCTACCAATGCAGCTACAACTTCAGTGGCGACTTCAAGTGCAGCAGTCACTACTACGAGTGCAGCAGCAACTTCAGCGGCTAGCGCTACTACCAAGGCAGCCACCACCACCGCCATAGCTTCTGGAGTGACCGTTCTGGCGACAACAGCCACCCTAGCAACTGGCAAAGCTTTGCTCTTTACTACGCCTGATACCAGCCAAAGAGCCTTTGTAGTGCATCGTAAGGATGGTTCGGTGGGTTGTTTCGGGGGGGTTTGTACGCATGAACCGGTTAACCTAGTATTTAATGAGACAACCCAATCTCTTTACTGCCCACGCCACGATGTATCTTTCGATACTCAGAACGGTAACCCATCATCGATGCCAGCGCGTACCGCTCTGAAGAAATATACGGTCAAGGTGGATAGTGCCGGGAACATTATCTACGGATAG
- a CDS encoding response regulator transcription factor codes for MKETGKDPGKSGKPRVLVIDDEPRMVDFIKLGLEYEGFEVECAFDGKTGLKMALAEPPDLIILDLMLPGMDGFEVCQRLRTTHDVPVIMLTARDELNDRVHGLDLGADDYLTKPFQFKELAARIRAVMRRKSSLPVEQTGNVKLLQLNDVTLDPNLRELRRGAQTIELSAREFDLLSLLMSHPNQVLTREIILERVWGYDFMGEGNVIEVYVRYLRQKLGEPNLIYTVRGVGYVMRSKPKESLKNEMD; via the coding sequence ATGAAAGAAACTGGAAAAGATCCCGGCAAGTCCGGCAAACCTCGCGTGCTGGTGATTGATGATGAGCCTAGAATGGTAGATTTTATCAAGCTAGGGCTAGAATACGAGGGGTTTGAGGTTGAATGCGCCTTCGATGGTAAAACCGGTCTTAAGATGGCATTAGCCGAGCCACCAGATTTGATTATTCTTGACCTAATGCTTCCCGGCATGGATGGCTTTGAGGTGTGCCAGCGATTACGAACCACCCACGATGTGCCGGTTATTATGCTAACCGCTAGGGATGAACTGAACGATCGGGTGCATGGTCTTGATTTGGGCGCGGACGATTATTTGACCAAACCTTTCCAATTTAAGGAGTTGGCGGCTCGTATCCGGGCGGTTATGCGGCGGAAATCTTCCTTGCCTGTAGAGCAAACCGGCAATGTTAAATTGCTACAACTGAACGATGTTACCCTAGACCCTAACCTGCGAGAACTACGGCGTGGCGCACAGACCATTGAACTAAGCGCTCGTGAATTTGATTTACTCTCATTATTGATGAGCCACCCCAATCAAGTGTTGACCCGTGAGATTATTCTAGAGCGGGTGTGGGGTTACGATTTTATGGGGGAAGGCAACGTGATCGAAGTATATGTCCGCTATTTACGCCAGAAATTAGGAGAGCCTAATTTAATCTATACGGTGCGCGGGGTTGGCTATGTAATGCGCTCCAAACCAAAAGAAAGTTTGAAGAATGAAATGGATTAA
- a CDS encoding sensor histidine kinase yields the protein MKWIKAGLGRFGTLRWRLTLFYTFLVATLVVGLGWFIYFRLESFLYDGLQNRMQDYAVTQTFLPARGGGNSGGGKGNSQPLPTLSELLATKPMGEIHPLVLNNLGEVIQPANTLFTLDPVSALPDAAQLSRATGGGFFFTTTLTASNESAQAYLYPIADKNGIVYSQPGVPMGYVLLTASLKSAQDLLSETRFLLLVGLVGVAFLAVLAGNPLARLGLRPLKKITAIARHTRSTDFSQRVPLPSGVSTKVSSRDEVWQLATEFNAMLDKIEEAFTAQQLSEARMRQFVADASHELRSPLTIVGGYLEVLSMGAKNDPERAEHIIASMQMEIERLSHLVVDLLLLTRLEADGESVLKLVPVELEELLTRTLENTKMLAGERNLTLEVDPKTTPVWVRADADQLYRVLVNLIDNAVRYTEPQGHIRLALGLEKTATNEEWVTIRVSDDGCGIASEQLSHIFNRFYRADQSRTRQTGNAGLGLAISKGIIEGHGGKIKVESTIGKGASFIILLPLLGLESETDNEQPSLSTFLI from the coding sequence ATGAAATGGATTAAAGCCGGGCTAGGGCGGTTTGGAACTTTGCGCTGGCGGCTAACGCTTTTTTACACTTTCCTAGTGGCAACGCTGGTGGTAGGGTTAGGCTGGTTTATCTATTTCAGGCTGGAAAGCTTTCTATATGATGGGTTGCAAAACCGGATGCAAGACTATGCTGTAACTCAAACCTTTCTTCCAGCACGCGGTGGAGGTAACAGCGGGGGCGGTAAGGGCAATTCCCAACCGCTCCCTACTCTCAGTGAACTGCTTGCCACCAAACCGATGGGTGAAATTCATCCGCTGGTATTAAACAATCTGGGTGAAGTTATCCAGCCTGCCAATACCCTATTCACCCTAGACCCAGTAAGCGCCTTGCCGGATGCCGCGCAATTAAGCCGGGCAACGGGCGGCGGTTTTTTCTTTACTACCACCCTAACCGCCAGCAATGAATCGGCACAGGCTTACCTATATCCAATCGCTGATAAGAATGGGATTGTATATAGCCAGCCCGGCGTACCTATGGGATATGTGCTGTTAACCGCTTCTCTGAAATCGGCGCAAGATTTGCTTAGCGAGACCAGATTTTTGTTGCTGGTCGGGCTTGTTGGAGTTGCTTTTCTGGCGGTTCTGGCAGGAAACCCGCTTGCCCGGTTGGGCTTGCGCCCGCTTAAAAAAATCACCGCGATTGCCCGCCATACCCGCAGCACCGATTTCAGTCAGCGGGTTCCCCTGCCTTCCGGTGTTTCAACTAAAGTAAGCAGCCGGGACGAGGTATGGCAACTGGCTACGGAGTTTAATGCTATGCTAGATAAAATTGAGGAAGCTTTTACCGCCCAACAACTGAGTGAAGCGCGTATGCGGCAGTTTGTCGCCGACGCCTCCCATGAATTGCGCTCCCCGCTTACCATAGTGGGTGGTTATTTAGAGGTGCTTTCGATGGGCGCTAAAAATGACCCGGAACGCGCCGAGCATATTATTGCTTCTATGCAAATGGAAATAGAGCGATTAAGCCACTTGGTGGTTGATCTGCTGTTACTAACCCGCTTGGAAGCGGACGGGGAATCTGTCTTAAAATTGGTCCCGGTTGAACTAGAAGAATTGCTAACTCGTACACTTGAAAATACGAAGATGCTTGCTGGGGAACGCAACCTGACACTAGAAGTTGACCCGAAAACCACTCCAGTGTGGGTCAGGGCTGACGCTGACCAACTCTACCGAGTGTTGGTAAATCTGATTGATAATGCCGTTCGTTATACCGAACCGCAGGGGCATATCAGGCTTGCTTTGGGACTTGAGAAAACGGCTACAAATGAGGAATGGGTTACTATTCGGGTGAGTGATGATGGTTGTGGGATAGCATCGGAGCAATTGTCGCACATATTTAACCGTTTCTACCGTGCGGATCAATCTCGCACACGCCAAACCGGTAATGCCGGACTGGGGTTGGCAATTAGTAAAGGGATAATAGAGGGGCACGGTGGTAAGATTAAGGTAGAAAGTACGATTGGAAAGGGCGCCAGCTTTATAATTTTACTGCCGCTGTTAGGGCTTGAATCCGAAACAGACAACGAGCAACCGAGCCTCTCCACGTTTTTGATTTGA
- a CDS encoding PHP domain-containing protein has product MIVLEKFKAKSGVDLHTHTTASDGTWSALELIKAASAQKIQTLSVCDHETTANVKTLQLLARRHGMQFIPGVEIAVQHKNKNYHLLLYGFNPESVKLQTLLKESRHKLFEKRQIMTLSLLKKGYSLEEVTGIHSTSPLYELANALVKQNPALTFRQAWDICRSVEPAMKVAQPLEKALEVGRCAGAVSILAHPRRGGTETAIATDEVLKEMVDLGLEGIEGFYSGHTQVETDRLSQLGRKRKLLVSCGSDSHDERKKPISWNPELCRDLLEKLGIGASANAA; this is encoded by the coding sequence ATGATAGTATTGGAAAAATTCAAGGCAAAGTCGGGTGTGGATCTTCACACCCACACCACCGCTAGTGATGGAACTTGGTCGGCGCTAGAACTGATTAAAGCAGCCAGCGCTCAGAAAATACAGACCTTAAGCGTATGCGATCACGAAACCACCGCCAACGTGAAGACCCTTCAGTTACTAGCCCGAAGACATGGGATGCAATTTATTCCCGGAGTGGAAATTGCAGTTCAACATAAAAATAAAAATTACCACCTTCTGCTATATGGCTTTAATCCGGAAAGCGTGAAGCTACAAACGCTTCTAAAAGAATCAAGGCACAAGCTATTTGAAAAAAGGCAAATAATGACGCTGTCCTTGCTAAAAAAAGGATATAGCTTGGAGGAAGTAACAGGAATTCATTCTACTTCCCCGCTATATGAGTTAGCCAACGCACTGGTAAAGCAGAATCCTGCCCTTACCTTCAGACAAGCTTGGGACATCTGCCGTTCGGTCGAACCAGCGATGAAGGTGGCACAACCCCTTGAGAAGGCTTTGGAAGTCGGGCGGTGTGCAGGAGCAGTATCTATTCTGGCGCATCCAAGGCGCGGAGGAACTGAAACCGCTATTGCAACCGATGAGGTTCTGAAAGAAATGGTAGATCTGGGACTGGAAGGCATCGAAGGTTTTTACTCAGGGCACACCCAAGTAGAAACAGATCGTCTAAGTCAGCTTGGACGAAAGAGAAAGTTGTTGGTAAGTTGCGGGTCGGATAGTCACGATGAACGTAAAAAGCCTATTTCTTGGAACCCTGAGTTGTGCCGTGATTTGCTGGAAAAATTAGGAATAGGAGCAAGCGCTAACGCCGCTTGA